The nucleotide window CGGCTTTGTTAATAACTCTTAAGCGTTTGGCTTCTTTTTCTACCCCTACCAATCGTAAAATTTGTAACTCTTCGCTGGGGCTGGGATAAGTTATTTTAACTTTAATTAAAAATCTGTCTAACTGAGCCTCCGGCAGTTGGTAAGCTCCTTCTTGCTCGATAGGGTTTTGGGTGGCCAGCACCAAAAAAGGTTCGGGCAGTTTGTGGCTTTCGCCGCCGATGGTAACTTGCCGTTCGGCCATAGCCTCGAGTAAAGCGCTTTGTACTTTGGCGGGGGCACGGTTAATTTCATCGGCCAAAATAAGGTTACTAAAGATAGGCCCTTTTTTAGTGGTAAAGTTGCCTTGCCCCTGATTGTAAACCATTGTGCCCACAATATCGGCCGGCAGCAAATCGGGCGTAAATTGAATGCGTTTAAAATCTAATCCGGTAATTTGAGATAGGGTATTAACGGCTAAGGTTTTAGCTAGACCGGGAGCGCCTTCTACCAACACATGGCCACCCGATACTAAACCAATAATAAGGCCATCTACCAATTTGGTTTGGCCAACTAAACGTTCGGCAATACTTTCACGCAAAAATAAAATAATGGCGTGAGCTTTTTTAATTTCAACTTCGTTAAGCATTTTACCATTATAGCTTAAAGTAAAAGTTTTGTCTAATGGTGTTACAGTCGTCAAAACAATTAATGAATAGATATTAAAAATAAATTAATAACGCTGTTTAATAATTATTAACGGGAATGAACAAAAAGAGTTTATATTTATTAATAATACTATAGTTATGAATGAAAGTAATAATATTACAGGTACGCTGGCATCTTTTATTCAATAATAAAAAACAGGTGATTATTTAATATCTCTCTTCAATCAAACCTTTCTTTACATTCTCAAAGTAAGGAAAGGCGTAAATAGCTTTATCACGACCGCGCAAATCAAATTCCAGCATTTCGCTGCGCGGCATATTAAGCCCGGCCTTTAAAGCGGCAGCCTCCGAGATAAGTATATCCCCCAGCGGCGATTCGTGCTCAAGGCGGCTGGTGGTATTAACGGCATCGCCAATTAAGGTGTTATCAAAACGGCCGTTGCCGCCCACATTACCCCTAATTACGGTACCGGAGTGCACAGCTATCCTAAACTGTACCGCTATATCGCCATCTTGCAAATGTTTATCACGTATAGCGGCCAGCTCTCTTTGAATGCTTACCATAGCTTTAATGGCATTAGCAGGCTCTTTAAAAACGGCAAAAAAGGCATCGCCAATAAATTTATCTATATCGCCGTCATTGGCATAAACATGCTTGGTTACGGTATCAAAAGCCACATTTAAAAATTTAATAACATTAACAGGTTTAAGATGCTGCGATACGGTGGTAAAGCCTTTAATATCGCCAAAGGTAAGGGTAAGCTCCATCTCTTGCTCTTTAATCTCCAGCTTTTGGGCAGCGGCATTTTTTTGCACCATATTCCATATTGTGCGCGGCACATAGGGCTTAAGTAAGTCGAGGCGGATAAAATCAAAAAGGGTTTTTTCTTGTAATTCATTGCTGCGCATAATTTGTAGCTGGAAAAGGGCGCTAGATACTAGTAGGGGTTTAGCAATGATAGGCAGCACACCGCTGGCCAGCTCTTTGTAGGTAAGCAGGCGGTCTACACCGTAGGTATAAAGCCTTTCATATAAATTAGCCTGATATTCCTCTGTAACAACAATAACGGGGATATGCCGGTACATCTCTTCGGTTTTCAGCATTTCAAGGTTTTCACGGCCGCCCTCTACGGAGGTATCGGCAATAATTAAAACGGGTAAGTTTTCAAAAAAAACGCTAAAAGCTTCTTCCATATTACTGGCTTGGGCAATAGCGCATTCATCAAAGCCTTCTTTTTGGGCTAATCCTATGAGGTCGCCCTCCCAAGCCGAGTAATCTAGTGTACCAATAATTAAAATAACGCCGCACATTGTCCTATATAATAGCCTAAAAAACACTATTAAGCAAGGCCGCCGGCGGTATTATTGTAAATTAATGCTAAAAGCTATCATTGACAAATAAGTGGTTTTAAGATAACTTGTAAATGAGGGGTGTTAAAGATGAGTTATATTCAAAGTAATAAAGCCGCTTGGGAAGAGGCCTTTGATAACAAGCAGCCTCATTGGGGTGATAATAACTATTTACGGTTAAAGAGTGAATATTTGGCTTTTTTTAATAAAGATATGCAAAGCGAGCTGGAAAATATAAATTTTAAAGGTAAAGTAGTGGCTCAATTTTGTTGTAATAATGGGCGTGAGCTGCTATCGCTTGTGGCCGGTGGTGCCGGTAGCGGCGTAGGGTTTGATATTGCCGAAAATATTATTAAACAAGCCCAAGAAACTGCCGAAAAAGCCGGTCTTAAAAATTGTTCTTTTGTGGCTTGTAATATTTTAGAGATACCGGCAAGTTATGCTAATCAATTTGATATAATCCTTTTTACCATAGGGGCATTAACTTGGTTTAAAGATTTACCTGTACTTTTTGCTAAAGCTGCGGAGTGCTTAAAGCCCGGTGGGCTAGTGCTTATTAACGATTTTCACCCGGTTTTAAATATGCTGCCCATACCGGGTGAAGCTGAATATGACCCCAGCGATTTAAAACGCATAACTTATCCGTATTTTCAGAGCGAACCTCGCTTAGAAGATGATGGTATGGATTATATGTCGGTTAAATATAAATCTAAAACCTTTACCAGTTTTGTTCATACAATGGCCGCTATCATTAACGGCTTAGCGGTAAACAGCTTAAAAACGACAAAGCTTAACGAATACGACTATGATATTATGGATAGCGCCGCCGTTTATGATAACAAAGGCTTTCCGCTCTCCTTTATTTTGAGGGCAGAAAAATGTTAAATAATTTACTTATTACCGGTGGCTGTGGTTTTGTGGGTAGCCATTTTATTAATTTTTTATTTGCTCATCATTTGGTTAATAAGGTAGTTAATGTAGATAAGCTAACTTATGCTGCCGATAGTGACCGCTTAAAAAACTTGTATAATAAAAATTATATTTTTATTAAAGCCGATATTAACAACATAAAATTAATAAGTAAACTTTTAATTAAGTATAATATAGATACGGTAGTGCATTTTGCTGCCGAAAGCCATGTAGATAATAGTATTAAAAACCCGGCTAACTTTATTAAGAGTAATGTTAATGGTACTTTTAGTTTATTGGAGGCCGTAAGGCTTTCGTCTTCAAAAATTCGTTTTCATTATATTAATACCGATGAGGTCTTTGGCTCGGCTAAAGCCGGTCAATCTTTTAGCGAAGCAGCAGCTTATCGCCCCTCATCGCCCTATAGTGCCAGTAAAGCCGCCGCCGCCCACTTAGTAATGGCCTATCGTACCACCTATGGCCTAGCGGTAACGATGAGTAACAGCTGTAACATCTTTGGGGAAGGGCAGCATAACGAAAAATTAATTCCTAAAACTATCGGCTGTTTTTTAACGGCTAAAGCTGTGCCTATTTATGGTGATGGGCAGCAGCGACGCACGTGGCTTTATGCCGACCAGCATAGCCGTGCCTTGTGGCATATTTTAAAATATGGTGAGCTGGGACAAAGTTATAATCTTACCAGTGGTTACGAAATGACTAATCTTCATTTGATAAAACTTGTAGCTAAGTTATTGGCCCAGCAAACTAGGCAAAGCGAGACCGGTTATTTAAACTTAATTACCTATATAATAGATAGATTAGGTCACGATAGCCGTTATATTATAACCGGTGATAAACTTAAGCAGCTAAATTTTAGTTTTAATGGTAACTTTGAAGAAGAACTAACTAAAACAATTAAAAGTTACCTTTAATAACTTGTCAAAAAAGGTAAAAAGCCCTTGACAACTTTGGCCATAACTATTAAGATAGCTTTGTTATGGGCTCGTAGCTCAGCTGGTTAGAGTACTGCCCTGATAAGGCAGGGGTCACAAGTTCAAGTCTTGTCGGGCCCATAAAATAAAAAAGGAGGCTTAAAAGCTTCCTTTTTTTGTTTTTAAAATCGTAATACTTAAAGGCCGATGTGTATTTAAAATAAAATTAGTCGCTATTACGCGGAGCATTGAGAATAATATTAGCATGAAAGCCAATTATTCTTTGCTGCGGCAGCGGCGAGCCCCAAATCCAAATATGAGTTAACTGGGTAAGGTTAGTTATATCAAGGCCGGTTAAGCGGGTGTAACTTACATCAAGCCTAGTTAAATTTATATTATTACTTAAATTAAGCTCGGTTAAAGGGTTATAACTTACGTAAAGATGAACTAACTCAATATTATTGTTTACGTTAAGGTTCGTTAGCTGGTTGCCAACGGTAACCAAAAATTCCAGTTGGGTAAGCCGGTTTACATCTAACCTCGTTAAGCGGTTATCGCCTACATCTAATTCGGTGAGTAAAGTTAGGCGGCTAACATCTAACCTAGTTAATTGGTTGCCCCATAAATAAAGATGGGTTAAATTAATGTTATTACGCGCATTAAAGCTGGTTAACTGATTATCATCGATGGCAAGATAAGTTAGTTTAGTAAGCCGTCTTGTATCTAAGCGGGTTAATTGGTTGTTTTCGGCATTAAGTACGGTTAAATTAACATTATTTCTTACATCAAGGGTAGTTAGCCTGTTGCCCCACACAAAAAGTTCGGTGAGCAAAGTAAGCCTTCTTACATCGATAGTAGCCAGTTGGTTACCGCCTATGGCAAGATAGGTTAGGCTCGTAAGGCGGCTTACATCTAGGCTGGTAAGTTGGTTACGGCCGGCATTAAGCCTAGTTAAATTAAGGTTGTTACTTACATTAAGGCTGGTAAGGCCGGTATCGCTTACGTAAAGCTCGGTTAAATTAACAAGGCTGCTTACATTAATGCCCGGCAAGTTATTACGGCGTAAATCTAGCACATTTAAGCCGGTTAGGTATTCTATCCCACCGGCATTATTTATATTTCTTTCGCTAACATCAAGTTCGCCGGTAATGGCAGCTAAAGCATTGCTTAAGGCTTGCCCTGTAAGGTTAGCTTGGTTACCTAAACGGGCAGCTATGATATTACGCAGCGCCGCATCGGGAAAGAGGCTGGCAAGGTTGGCGTTAGTCGCTACCGGTAAGCCTTGTCCATAAATATTGGCTAAAGTAGTTATTAGCAAAAGTATTATTAAAAACTTTTTCATTTAAAAGCTCCTTTATAGTGTTTCGGAGGTATTTATTTAAATAATAAAGAAAAAACTGATAGCTAATAGCCGGTTGGCTGCATACGCAAATTAACGCCGGCGTTACCGCTAAAAGGGTTTACCATCTCTGCCGCTTCGTAAATAGTTGTACCGCTTATCGTTAAAAAGCGGGCATTAATGAGGTAACTGCCGGTGGCGGTATTAACTAAATCGGCATTAAAGGCCAGCATATAATTTACCGGTACTTGCCCTTCCTCTAAAAAATCGGTGGTGGCTATTAACTGTAGGCTTTCACCCTCTACACGATAAAGTTCTATCACCACAATATAAGGTGTCGGAATAGCTTCGCGGGTTAGGTAACTAAGCGTACCTTGTATTAAGCTAATATTGCCTATATCGATAGTTTGTATGGCGGCTACCGGCAGCTCTTGGGGAGTACAAGCAGCTATTAAAGATAATATAGCTAAAGCAAGTAGTTTTTTCATATTTATATCACCTATTACTCATTAAGTTTACGGTTTTATAAAGTTTTAGTCAAGCTGTAAGCCGGTTATAACTTTATTTTACTGATAGTAAAATTTGGGTGTTTAGTTGACAAACCGGCTTAGATAATTTAAAATTTTAGTCATTAAAGTGTATAAAGGGTGGTTATGAGAAAAATTTTTATCTTAATTTTATTGCTAACAACTGTGGTAAATATTTATGGGCAGGGTTTGCCGGTACCGGCTGATGCTACCCTGAATAGTTTATTCCCGAACGAAAACTTTCGTCATGTGATAGCTGATGTATTGGGTGATAACGCTAATCTTACAGGGCAAGCTTTAAGTAATGCTTTAGCAGAAATTACCCAGCTTAATGCCAGCCGCCAAAGGCTTGGCAGTAATATGGCTGGTTTATCGTATTTAATTGGCTTAATCCATCTCGATTTAAGTGATAACGGCTTTATACAAATTATAGATATAAGCACTATGCCTAACTTAACCACATTAAACATAAGCTTTAACGGGCTAACCGGCTTAGATGTAAGTAATAACCCTAATTTAATGGAGCTTGATGTAAGCCATAATAGGAGGTTACTTACCCTAGATTTAAACAACAACTTTAATTTAATTAGCTTAAAGGCAGTAAGTAACGGTTTAATTCATTTAGATATAAACCGGCTTACAAATTTAAATTACCTTAACGTAAGCCGGAATAGGCTTACTGCTTTAGATATAAGTAATAATCTTAATTTAACCCATCTTGATGCGTCTCTTAACCGGCTAACTAATTTAGATGTTGCTCGGCATATAAATTTAATTACCCTTAATGTAAATAATAATCGTTTAACTAACTTAAAGGTTAATAATCTTAGCAACTTAACCGAACTTTCGGTAGGGAATAATTACCTTACTGAATTAAATATAAATAATCTTATCAATTTAACTAGGCTTAGTATAGGCAATAGCCCATTTGCTGTGCCCGATATAGATGATTTTACTTTTGATATGCTTTTTACCGAAAATCTAACGGAGCCTAGCGTAAGGTATAGCCAGCTGCCCAACCTTGATATTAGCAATAACATTAATTTAACATATTTAGATATGAGCGGTAACGGTGTAACCGGCATAAGCTTAAGTAATTTTGCCAATTTAACGGCATTATGGTTAGATGACAATCAACTAACAAATATCGATTTAAGCAATAATGTAAATTTAACATTATTAAGTATAAGGGATAATAACTTAATAAATATCGATGTAAGCAACCTTGTTAATTTAAGAGACCTTGATGTAAGCCAAAACCCGCTAACTAACCTTGATGTAAGTAATAATATTAATTTAATTAGTCTTAGCGCTCAGCGAACTTTTTTAGAAGCCCTTAATTTAAGTAGTAACACCAATTTAACTAGTCTGCAAGTAGGCAGTAACAGGCTAACCAGCATTAAGGTAAATCATCTTACTAACTTAACTTGGCTTAGTATACGTAACAGTAACCTTATCAACTTGAAGATAGATAACCTTATTAACTTGGTTCGGCTTGATGTTTATAATAACCAACTAACAACCATAGATTTAAGTAATAATAATAACTTACAGACGGTTGATTTGGGTAACAATCAGTTAACCGGCTTAGATATAACTGGTCTTACAAGGCTTTCGCATCTTTGGGTAGGCGGTAACCCGTTGGGACGGCAAGATATAGTAGGTATGCGCGACGATATAACTTTTTAATCATCGGCATTGGTAGTTAGCTCTATTAATTGCCGGCTATTTATGTTATAGTAACAACCTATGGATTACTTAACTAGCCTGCACGGCATTGAAGAACGTTTAAAGGGTGGCAAAAAAGCCCTAGCCTTATTTTATGTTAAAGAAAACGATAGGGTAAGGCCCTTGCTTGCCTTAGCCAATAAAAGAGCTATTCCTGTTAAACAAGTTAGTAAAGACGAGCTTAAAAAGATGGGAGCCTTTCAGGCGGCTTTAGCCATACCGGTGGCCGAGCTGGGCGGCCAAAAATGGTTTGATAAAAAGATGGAGGCTTTAGCCGGTAAAGATAAAGCCTTAGTGGTAGTGCTTGATGGCGTAACCGACCCGCACAATTTGGGGGCTATATTACGCAGCGCTTGCCTTTTTGGGGTCGATTTAGTAATTTACGGCGAGCGCCGCAGCGCACAAGGCGATACCGATACCGTTATGCGCACCAGCGCCGGCGCCAGCGAGCTGGTGGCTCACGGTGCTGTACCCAACATTAATGCCGCCCTTAAAGCCTTTAAAGAGGCCGGATTTTGGCTTTACGGCACTACTAAAGATGGCGAACCCATTAACAAAGTTAAAGTTACGGCCAAAGCTGCCTTAGTTATGGGCAGCGAAGGCAAAGGCCTTGCTCAGTTGGTGCGTAAAAATTGCGACCATTTAATCAGCATACCCACTAACAATAGGTTAGATAGTTTAAACGTGGCTGTAGCGGCAGGGATATGTTTGTACCAGTTACAAAGCTAATAAATTATGGTATAATTAAAAATGGATTTAGAAGATGTAAAAATTCCAGAGAAAGATTTATATTGGTCGGCCAGTATAAGTAATGATGTTAGTGTTATAATTGAGGCTTTTTTAAAGCATGAAATGAAGATAGACCTTACCACTGTTCCTCCCGCAGATAAAGAGGTAAAGAAAAGTGGCCCAGAAGTTTATATCCCACTAAGAACAAAAGGCAAACGTTGGCCTATCATTCGGCTTAATGAAGAGGGTTACGATATGAGCCGTGAATATTTTTGGACTTTGGGCTTTAATAACGAGGGGCACTTAGCTTTTATCGATTTAGTGGCTATAGGCGGTGAATGGAACGTAAAGCTAAAAGTAAAAGAGGTTTTTAGAGGCTTTAACTACTACGATGCCTCGCAGGTTGTTTTTGTGCATAATCACCCATGCGAAAAGGCCGACCTTGTTTTTAGTACCGCCGATATTAGCAGCACTCAAAAATTAATACAAGCTAGTCTCTTTTTGGAACTAAAAGTTCGTAACCATATTTTGCTAAGCGGCGGTGAATGTACTAGTATGGAAGAGCAGGGCATAATGAAACGGTTACTTGATTTTGCTATGCTTAAAAATAAAGGGGAAGAAAAACTTACCAAACTGCTGAAGGCCGAAAAAGACCGAGCCGAAGAGCAGCAGCGTGTAATAACTTTAACCAGCCAAGAGAATACCCAACTAAAAGAAGAAGCTTTACTGCAAAGTAAGGTAATTGGCCAATTAAGCGAAGTACTTACTATTAAAGACCAAGCCTTAGAAGGGCTAAATGAAGAAATTACTCTTAAAGAACAAATCTTAGAAAAGCAAAATGAAGAGATAGCCCGTCTTAAAGAGGAGCTGGCTAAAGCTAAAAAAAGCTAGCTTTTTATCATTACTGCCGTATATAAGGCGGGTCATAAGACAACTCTCCGCTGGTCGTTATAAAATCAAGGGTATTGCCATCGTTACTAATACGAAAATTTCGAACCCAGCCACTGTTTATAGGGGTAAGAGTTAACATATTACCATCTATACTATAAGTAAACAGTGCAGAGTCAGCAATATGGCCATTAATACCGCCAATAGTAACTCTATGCTCTGCCGTACCATCATCACTAAATATCAAAAAGTTAGAGGGCTCATAACCCCATGGATGGGTAGCCGCAAAAATGCTATTGGCAAAAGGGCTGTTATTGGCGTAACTATTAGCCGCAACAAAAAATAATAAAAACCAAATTTTACTCTTCATAAAGCCTCTCTTCCACTTTTCAGCTATTTGCCCGCTCCGTGGCAAAACTTATACTTTTTGCCGCTGCCGCAGGGGCAAGGGTCGTTGCGGCCAACTTTGGGTTCGGTACGCCTAACGGTAACCTTTGCGGCATTGGCTTCACTGCGTTCGCCGCTTTTGGTGCGCATAGCATCAAGGTTACCCATACTATTATGCCGTGCCTCGCCGGCAATAACTTTAGAAGTACGTACGGCCGGAGCTTTTTGAATACGAATTTGAAAAATTTTAGCGGCTAATAGCGGCGGTATATCATCTAACATACGGTTAAACAAATTAGAGCCTTCAATTTTGTACTCTACGAGGGGGTTTTTTTGGGCATAACTGCGCAGTCCTACCGCCTCACGCAGGCCTTCCATCGCCTCTAGGTGGTTTTGCCATTTATCATCAAGGGCGCGTAAATACTCATAGCGTATAAATTGGTTAAGCACTTCCGATGAGGTTAAAGCCTCTTTTTCGTTAAGGTCTTGGGTTAAGTAACCAGCTATAAAAGCTTTGCGGGCTTCGTTATTTTTATTTAAAAATTCAGCGGTATCGCTTGGTATAAAGTTAAGCTGCTGTTTTAAATCTTCTAATAATTTTTCATTGGTTTTATTTTTAGCTTCGACAAGCTCAGTGGCTAATTCTACCCCCGTACGTAAGATACGCTCTTTCATCGCCTCATCGGTGAGTACACTGTTGCGCACTTCGTAAATATAGGTACGTTGTTTGTTTAAAATATCATCGTAATCTAAAAGATGTTTACGAATTTCGTAGTTACGGTCTTCCACACGTTTTTGCGCTCGCTCGATAGAGCGCGAAAGCATAGGGTGCTGCAAAGCTTCACCATCGTTCATGCCTAGCCGCGCCATCATACCTCTAAAACGCTCGCCACCAAACAAACGCATTAAGTCGTCGTCTAAGCTGATAAAAAACTTGCTGCGTCCGGCATCACCTTGCCGGCCCGAACGGCCGCGCAGCTGGTTATCGATACGGCGGCTTTCGTGGCGTTCGGTACCCACCACATAAAGGCCGCCTAAGGCGAGCACTTCGTTATATTCATCTTGCCATTTAAGCAGCTCTTTTTTAAGGGCGGTTTGGTATTCTTCTTCGCTGGCTTCTGTTCCCACTTTGCGGCGGGCGCGCTGTTCGGGGTTGCCGCCTAATTTAATGTCGGTACCTCTACCGGCCATGTTGGTGGCAATGGTTACGCTGCCTTTAGCTCCTGCTTCGGCTATAATAAGGGCTTCGCGGCCATGATTTTTAGCGTTAAGTACCTCATGCCTTACACCGCGTTTAGTAAGTAACTTACTTAAAGCCTCGCTTTTTTCTACACTAACGGTACCCACCAAGATAGGTTGGCCGGCTTTATGCCGTTCACCAATCTCTTTAGCGATAGCTTCAAATTTAAATTGTTCGTTTAAGTAAATTTCATCTTGTTCATCGATACGCGCTAAGGGGCGGTTACTGGGGATAACGGCGACATCGAGGTTATAAATTTTAGCAAATTCGCGGGCTTCGGTATCGGCGGTACCGGTCATACCGCACATTTTAGCGTACATTCTAAAAAAGTTTTGAAAGGTAATGGTAGCCAGCGTTACATTGCGTTTGGCTACGCGGATACTTTCTTTAGCCTCTATAGCTTGATGGAGGCCGTCGTTATAGCGGCGGCCATGCAAGGTACGGCCGGTGTGCTCATCAACAATTAAAACTTTATCGTCATCGACAATATAATCGACATCTTTATGAAAGAGCAAATGGGCTTTCATCGCTTGGGTAAAGTAATGCACCCATTCAAAATTTTGCTCATCAAAGAGGGTGCCTTTAATTTTGCCGCGTTCGGTAAGCAGCTTTTCCATCTTGTTCATACCGGGGTCGGTAAAGATAATGCGTTTATTTTTTTCATCTAATTTATAGTCGCCATCGGCCACCGTTTTAACTAAAGGGTCGTCAACGGGGTAAAGGCCGGTTTCGGGGTCTTTTTTAACTTCGTCAAAAAATTTAACAAGTTTATCAATTTCAGATATTTTAGTGGTGTCTTCTTCCACCGCACCCGATATAATTAAAGGTGTACGCGCTTCGTCAATTAAAATGCTGTCAATTTCGTCAATAATACAAAAGTTATGGCTGCGCTGGCTCTTAGCTTTGCTATCCCAACGCATATTATCGCGTAAATAATCAAAGCCCAGTTCGTTGTTGGTGGCATAGGTAATATCGCAGCTGTAAGATTTTTGGCGGGCTTCGGCATCCATAGTGCTTAAAATAACCCCTACACTTAAACCTAAAAAGTTATGCACGCGGCCCATCCATTGGCTATCGCGCTCGGCTAAATAATCGTTTACCGTAACAACATGCACCCCTTTGCCGCTTAGGGCATTTAAGTAGGCGGCGGTAACGCTAGTTAGGGTTTTACCTTCACCGGTTTTCATTTCGGTAATACGGCCCTTATGCAAGTTAATACCGCCGAGTATCTGTACATCGTAAGGGCGTTCGCCTAATACCCGTCTACAAGCTTCGCGCGCTAAAGCAAAGGCTTCCGGCAGTAGGTCATCAAGGCTTCCACCGGCAGCTAACCGTTCTTTAAGTTTGGTTGTTTCGGCGGGAAAGTCGGCATCTTTTAAAGCTAAAGCCCAATTTTCCCAATC belongs to Spirochaetaceae bacterium and includes:
- a CDS encoding AAA family ATPase, whose protein sequence is MLNEVEIKKAHAIILFLRESIAERLVGQTKLVDGLIIGLVSGGHVLVEGAPGLAKTLAVNTLSQITGLDFKRIQFTPDLLPADIVGTMVYNQGQGNFTTKKGPIFSNLILADEINRAPAKVQSALLEAMAERQVTIGGESHKLPEPFLVLATQNPIEQEGAYQLPEAQLDRFLIKVKITYPSPSEELQILRLVGVEKEAKRLRVINKADLIELKKLAEQVSVDDSIERYIVSLVLASRSTESHLNFTKLVEYGASPRATIALYRAAKVRALFAGRGFVVPDDVKASIYEVMRHRIVLSYEAEVEEMTTDDVISEILAAVAVP
- a CDS encoding adenylate/guanylate cyclase domain-containing protein gives rise to the protein MCGVILIIGTLDYSAWEGDLIGLAQKEGFDECAIAQASNMEEAFSVFFENLPVLIIADTSVEGGRENLEMLKTEEMYRHIPVIVVTEEYQANLYERLYTYGVDRLLTYKELASGVLPIIAKPLLVSSALFQLQIMRSNELQEKTLFDFIRLDLLKPYVPRTIWNMVQKNAAAQKLEIKEQEMELTLTFGDIKGFTTVSQHLKPVNVIKFLNVAFDTVTKHVYANDGDIDKFIGDAFFAVFKEPANAIKAMVSIQRELAAIRDKHLQDGDIAVQFRIAVHSGTVIRGNVGGNGRFDNTLIGDAVNTTSRLEHESPLGDILISEAAALKAGLNMPRSEMLEFDLRGRDKAIYAFPYFENVKKGLIEERY
- a CDS encoding class I SAM-dependent methyltransferase; translation: MSYIQSNKAAWEEAFDNKQPHWGDNNYLRLKSEYLAFFNKDMQSELENINFKGKVVAQFCCNNGRELLSLVAGGAGSGVGFDIAENIIKQAQETAEKAGLKNCSFVACNILEIPASYANQFDIILFTIGALTWFKDLPVLFAKAAECLKPGGLVLINDFHPVLNMLPIPGEAEYDPSDLKRITYPYFQSEPRLEDDGMDYMSVKYKSKTFTSFVHTMAAIINGLAVNSLKTTKLNEYDYDIMDSAAVYDNKGFPLSFILRAEKC
- a CDS encoding GDP-mannose 4,6-dehydratase, which produces MLNNLLITGGCGFVGSHFINFLFAHHLVNKVVNVDKLTYAADSDRLKNLYNKNYIFIKADINNIKLISKLLIKYNIDTVVHFAAESHVDNSIKNPANFIKSNVNGTFSLLEAVRLSSSKIRFHYINTDEVFGSAKAGQSFSEAAAYRPSSPYSASKAAAAHLVMAYRTTYGLAVTMSNSCNIFGEGQHNEKLIPKTIGCFLTAKAVPIYGDGQQRRTWLYADQHSRALWHILKYGELGQSYNLTSGYEMTNLHLIKLVAKLLAQQTRQSETGYLNLITYIIDRLGHDSRYIITGDKLKQLNFSFNGNFEEELTKTIKSYL
- a CDS encoding leucine-rich repeat domain-containing protein, with product MKKFLIILLLITTLANIYGQGLPVATNANLASLFPDAALRNIIAARLGNQANLTGQALSNALAAITGELDVSERNINNAGGIEYLTGLNVLDLRRNNLPGINVSSLVNLTELYVSDTGLTSLNVSNNLNLTRLNAGRNQLTSLDVSRLTSLTYLAIGGNQLATIDVRRLTLLTELFVWGNRLTTLDVRNNVNLTVLNAENNQLTRLDTRRLTKLTYLAIDDNQLTSFNARNNINLTHLYLWGNQLTRLDVSRLTLLTELDVGDNRLTRLDVNRLTQLEFLVTVGNQLTNLNVNNNIELVHLYVSYNPLTELNLSNNINLTRLDVSYTRLTGLDITNLTQLTHIWIWGSPLPQQRIIGFHANIILNAPRNSD
- a CDS encoding YbaY family lipoprotein, which produces MKKLLALAILSLIAACTPQELPVAAIQTIDIGNISLIQGTLSYLTREAIPTPYIVVIELYRVEGESLQLIATTDFLEEGQVPVNYMLAFNADLVNTATGSYLINARFLTISGTTIYEAAEMVNPFSGNAGVNLRMQPTGY
- the rlmB gene encoding 23S rRNA (guanosine(2251)-2'-O)-methyltransferase RlmB — its product is MDYLTSLHGIEERLKGGKKALALFYVKENDRVRPLLALANKRAIPVKQVSKDELKKMGAFQAALAIPVAELGGQKWFDKKMEALAGKDKALVVVLDGVTDPHNLGAILRSACLFGVDLVIYGERRSAQGDTDTVMRTSAGASELVAHGAVPNINAALKAFKEAGFWLYGTTKDGEPINKVKVTAKAALVMGSEGKGLAQLVRKNCDHLISIPTNNRLDSLNVAVAAGICLYQLQS
- a CDS encoding lipocalin family protein — translated: MKSKIWFLLFFVAANSYANNSPFANSIFAATHPWGYEPSNFLIFSDDGTAEHRVTIGGINGHIADSALFTYSIDGNMLTLTPINSGWVRNFRISNDGNTLDFITTSGELSYDPPYIRQ
- the secA gene encoding preprotein translocase subunit SecA encodes the protein MLQKLLTLIFGNKYERDLKALLPILHKVNDWENWALALKDADFPAETTKLKERLAAGGSLDDLLPEAFALAREACRRVLGERPYDVQILGGINLHKGRITEMKTGEGKTLTSVTAAYLNALSGKGVHVVTVNDYLAERDSQWMGRVHNFLGLSVGVILSTMDAEARQKSYSCDITYATNNELGFDYLRDNMRWDSKAKSQRSHNFCIIDEIDSILIDEARTPLIISGAVEEDTTKISEIDKLVKFFDEVKKDPETGLYPVDDPLVKTVADGDYKLDEKNKRIIFTDPGMNKMEKLLTERGKIKGTLFDEQNFEWVHYFTQAMKAHLLFHKDVDYIVDDDKVLIVDEHTGRTLHGRRYNDGLHQAIEAKESIRVAKRNVTLATITFQNFFRMYAKMCGMTGTADTEAREFAKIYNLDVAVIPSNRPLARIDEQDEIYLNEQFKFEAIAKEIGERHKAGQPILVGTVSVEKSEALSKLLTKRGVRHEVLNAKNHGREALIIAEAGAKGSVTIATNMAGRGTDIKLGGNPEQRARRKVGTEASEEEYQTALKKELLKWQDEYNEVLALGGLYVVGTERHESRRIDNQLRGRSGRQGDAGRSKFFISLDDDLMRLFGGERFRGMMARLGMNDGEALQHPMLSRSIERAQKRVEDRNYEIRKHLLDYDDILNKQRTYIYEVRNSVLTDEAMKERILRTGVELATELVEAKNKTNEKLLEDLKQQLNFIPSDTAEFLNKNNEARKAFIAGYLTQDLNEKEALTSSEVLNQFIRYEYLRALDDKWQNHLEAMEGLREAVGLRSYAQKNPLVEYKIEGSNLFNRMLDDIPPLLAAKIFQIRIQKAPAVRTSKVIAGEARHNSMGNLDAMRTKSGERSEANAAKVTVRRTEPKVGRNDPCPCGSGKKYKFCHGAGK